The genomic stretch ATGAAAAGGGTAAGAGATACCAATGAGTGCATCACTTCGGAATGCAACAGATGGTATATGGGCATAAAAACACGATTGACAAGCTTCATAGAAAGCCAAGTGAGAATAAAAGGAATCTTTTTTACTGAGACTTGTTTTGGTTCATTTTTAGATATGGAGGAGCATCTTTTCAACATCGTCCTCATCCATTTGTGTTCCTTCATCAAATCAACTATATTAGACTAAATAGAGTAGATGGCTATCTTAACTTGTTGGAGTTCACCTTAGTGATAAGGTTGAGGCTTATTTATTCGAATGATATACAATCATATGTGTTTGTCTTAGGGATAAATCAACTTAAGAATATGTACTTTCTTAGATGTAGTTTCATTATATATAGGGATTTGTATATGGTTTTTAAGACAAAGACATGGGAGGATAACAATAATGATGTTGTCAAGATTGTTGTACTAGTGGCGGATAATAGAAAGTTGATTTTTCCTTCTCACGTTAGTCGATTATTAGACAACAATTAGTCATTATCCATGCTTCTTATCCGTTCAGAGCTTGACTACATATTTTATGAGGCAAGCCATATAAAAAAGTACAAGGAGGTTGCCCTTTGATATCTCGCTTTTGTAAAGGTCCTTTGACCATTAATCATGTGCTTATGGGATTTTTGCTAAAATTCTAGGTAAGCATTTCTCATTATTGTATCTATCATAACACCCACAAAACATTGAAAGGTTATTTTggtctatttatatatttgatatgtgtttgTAGATTGGAAAGTGAGTAAGCATTAATAAGAAGTAATTTTTGGCCTGATGTACAAATGTGCATAGAGGATACATGTGCATTCATCAGTTTGTCATACAAAAACTTACACTGGTAGATGTATAGGAGAGGTCAACAGTGCATAAGGGCTACTTAACTTATCTTATGCACATTCAAACACTTAAACTTAAAACACCTTTTGGGTTCTAAAATTATGTTATGATATTATACATGAAACATTTATATCCAGATACATACCTTTACATAGAATATGTATTCGAAGAGATGTGTCCAATTCAAACTTTCTTTTAATACATGGTAAAATTACAACATCATTAACACTTAATATGCAGTGTGCAAAAATGTGTAAATGAAAATACctctataatataaataataaacatatcaaTTCATACATCTCAAATGTGTGAAATCAAATGTCATGTAACCAATGCATATGCTAATACATTATCCACAAATGTAAATACATAAAAacccaaaatatcaaaatgacaaaaatgcacCTCAGCCTCATGCAACCTTTTAAGCTAGATCATTGATTCCCAGCATACCTCGCTACTCACCTTGTTTACCTGCAAAGCCACAAAAGGAATATATGAGTGAAAAATACTCAGTAAGTAGGTGACCTTTCAGATTCTTACACACAATATCTCAAAATCTGGTGTCTCATCTCTATCCTATTAAGTGGTTATTATTATTGGATTTTTTCGACCTCTCTATATGCTGATTCATTTCCTTATGGCATCTTCATATGCTATCTTTATAAGCAATGTCATTTTGGATGACTAGTACTTAAGCTTTTCTCATCATTCCCGATGCCTTGTGAAAGCACATGGCATTTTAGATGTCTATTAGATAAGTGCACCTTGCACATTATTGATTGGGTTTTAGGCTAACTAATATTGATACCTTAGTCACACGAAGAATTTGATTGTTGTTCTTCTCGTACCATGTATGCATAACTATATATGGAACTGCTAACTAAATTACCATTCTGGGATGACCCTTACTATAGGTACGTATATGATGCATCTCACTAACCATATGATGAACTAACTAGTGCCACTCTCCTTTACCATGCATACTTGAACTAAATTTAGTGGCTAATGCACTTTATCTTCAAGTGCTTAatacatctcataggtatctaaCTCTTTCTTAGCTCTAATGTTTTCACATATAACATCACTTTTGCACACAATTGGTGGTTATCTATATGTACATCATTTTCCTTAACTTTCATAAGTTCAATCTGAATCTACTTCAATCAAGGTTTGTATCATCTTCCACACAACCACACATGTTTTATTAGCTAGCTATCTAGTTTCGCCTTCAAAATGGTCTTTCAAACCTTATCCCCACTTTAGCATATAAcatagaggtaaaattatctttttatactatatgtacaaacatGACTAGCCCTTGCTCCCTATGCCTTTATCTTAATCCTTGCATGAGCATTCGACCTTAATTGTCATGGACGTACGTCTATACTATTGTCTAATGGTTGCTCTAACATCTATCTAACGTCCGTTAAGTCTTGATCCTTTGGGCCATAACCTTGTGTTCTTCTCCCACACGGGTGTGTGTCTTGAATGTCATGAATGGGCGTGTATTCTATATTACATGACCATCCACAACCTTATAACCTAGCATAAACGTGCATCAACTCACGAGAAGTCGTTGCCTACATTGAGAATGCACAAGTgtccatgcatgcatgcatagtTGTGCATTAGCATATGGAAAAAATTTGTCTTCCCCGTTTCTACAAATTCCGACCAAATAGCTCACTTCTATATTTCTAAATCATTCATTCAAAGTCTTTGGCACCCTAAAATATGTTTCTCATATCTTGTAACCCACAAGCGCTCTTTAAATCCACATATCATGCATTATTCATAAGTTCACACAACaagcataatatatatatatccaaataaATATCATAAGGGTTAAATAGATGacacaattgaaaatgaaaagttattacattttttaaatatcttatcgaattgttaaatttcaatgttttaaattaattgatattttaattgtgtgacaaatatcaaataataacttatttttatacaGATAACCTTAACATAGTGTTTAGTTTGGgaacattttattataaaaataaaatattatcacaaattgGATTAACTAAAAGCCTTAtgagtataaattaataatgcATTTGTGTAAactaatatgtatatataattattatgtttaattagtcttaacaaaataataataatatatcattttacctaaGTTTCTTTAATGTGTTACACTAAATTAATTAAGTAGGgctaaaattataacaaaatcaaaggtgtcttgataatcttttaacatctaagaaaaaattataattatatcaataaaattttatatatatatatatatatatatatatgtgtgtgtgtgtgtgtgtgtatacaaataagtatacaaataatatattatcatatgattgaataattttaaatgaacgataaaataatactcaatcacattatgacaAATAATGTATGTACGTATTTGTGTGTTCAAAAGTATATAAACTAGCATTGCTTTAATCATATTATCTACTAAATTACTTGTTATATCAACttagtaataaattattaacataatcttttattatctaatgaacaaaaaaatgtaatttcaattgtaaaaacatatattatcagagtaatattttattcctCCAAACCGAACACATCTTAAGGggtatttttatgataataaaattatatgtacctattttgaatacataaatagttGTATACTTGATATATGTTATCAAGTGTTAAGtaactttgaattaaagatgaaacaacacttaatcacataatgacacataatatatgtatttgttCATATACTCAAAAATAGATATGCATAACATTGCTATTCATATAAAACCTTAATCACCTCATTTGAAGTATTGAATCATAATTAAGTGAGGGTTaatatttggccaaaagactatttcccacccaaggtttgttgaaatgataaattaccatcctttaagtttcaaaaaactaaattcacACTCCTTATCCACTTTTGTTAGTGGATTATGTGAAGTGAAAGGGCAATAAGGTCATGTTAcatagattttcttttttctcttttcattctaTTCGTTTTATAGACTAATATTTGGCCAAAAagctatttctcacccaagggtTGCTGAACTGATAAATTGTcaccttttaaatttcaaaaagtcaaattcaCATTCATTATCTACTTTTGTTGGGGAATTTTGTTAAGTAAAAGAGCAATGAGGTCATgttatatagatttttatattttctcttttcatcttatttgttttatagattaatatttggccaaaagactatttaccacccaaggtttgctgaaataataaattatcattatttaagtttcaaaaaaccaATTTCACACTCATTATCCACTTCTATCAGTGAATTATATTAAGCAAAAAGATAGTAAGGTCATGTTACatagttttttctattttctattttcatcttatttgttttatttttcttccccctgtcttctttttttcttttttattttctcttttcaaaatttattagcaAACTacgatatataaaaatattaggagTATTAGTGAATATTTTTAGgggcctttttttaatttaaatttgaagcaTAGatgcttttgaaaattttaaaattttaataagtctcttaatagttttataaataattataatatctcAAAGAATTGaccaaaatacaatattttaaaatttactagaGTTTTGCTTTTCTAAAAgtccaaataataaattttttaactgatgataacatatttataatttgacatttatattaaattttaataaaaatttaataattttaataaaaagataaaacatttatttataaaaaaaaaacttaatcaattcACTTGCAAAAATAGATAACCAATGAACcttgacttttttaaatttaaaagtctGAAAATTTGTCGTTTTATCAAATCTTAGatgagaaatagttatttggccttaatATTTCACCTCGATTTCATGAAATTGAACAAGAATTGAATTTTCTCATTCCATTATGTactatatgtaaatatttggaATAAAGTAGagatttttgtttcttatttatGGTGTTTCCTTTGGATGGATTGGTATAAAATCGGGTCGGATTTATATCCATATTATCATTCTTAGCCTGCCACCCAAGTCACGCTTGTATTCCAACGCAGCTTTGTATATACCATATAAAAATGGACGGTCAAAATAGATGGCATGCTTCTTGTCACCTCTAAAAACTCGACACGTGCACCTCCTTCCTAAGAGAGTCATGGCAAACACGTGCATTTTTTCTGGAATATTCCACGAAACTTCCCAGGTCTCTGggaaaccaaataaaaataacaactttaaaagCGACTTGACCAACCCAAACCCTAGCTTTTGTCTCTTTACATCTCTCTTTTTCTAGACTTTTCTCTTTGTGAAGTCCATACGATATGGCGTCGTTCAATGAGGCTCCTCCCGGTGACACTAGGGCTGGAGAGAAGATCTTCAAGACCAAGTGTGCCCAGTGCCACACCGTCGAGAAAGGCGCCAGTCACAAGCAGGGTGAGTTGCTTTAACATCTTTGTCTGTTGAtctggtttggtttgattttgatgtGTATGGATCTGAAAGTTTTTTGGACGGTTTTGAATGTGGGTGTTGGGAAAGAAatgtctctttatttttattattatttgagtatacgggtttgttagtttttattctttttgtttatagcattgtttaagattaaattttccCTGTTTATATGGTTGGaaaaattggcaaaaatatgTGAGGGTGTTGTGagttagaatttaaattgactCTGCGTGTTAGGAGATTTTGTCATGCAATTTGCTTGTATTTGTTCGATTTGCTAATGGATTTGTGATTTTGCATAGTTTCTGGGGTTCAAAAATCTGGTTAAAACATGTTAGGGAGTAGGTATTTGAATTCTTAATTGAATGTTGCTTTGGaaattcgattttttttttttaattttagggtttgttaatatatgtttgatttgttatagataGGTGTTGTAAGGTGATTTAGAAAAGTCTGATGCCATTTTCAGTAATTCATAAATACTTCACGCAATGCAATGCAATGCAATGTAATGTTGAGTTGAGCTAATAAACTGGGGAAATTTATTGAAATGGATGTAATTTGCAGGACCCAATCTTAATGGACTGTTTGGAAGGCAATCTGGTACAACACCCGGATACTCCTACTCTGCTGCTAACAAGAATATGGCTGTGATTTGGGAGGAAAAGACATTGTACGATTACCTGCTCAACCCCAAGAAGGTATTATCTCTTTTACTACTCAATTGTATAAATCAATCTCTGTATTTCATGGAAAAATAGGCGGTCTATGTGTTTAATCGTTTTCAAATGTTATACTTTTCCGAGTTAAAGTTGCTTCCAGAGTATTTTCCCATCTGCTTTCCTGACACTTTTTGAAACCTGTGCAGTACATTCCTGGAACGAAGATGGTTTTCCCTGGTTTGAAGAAGCCACAGGAGCGTACCGACCTCATTGCATACTTGAAGGAATCCACTGCTGCTTGAAACACATGCTGACGCTCTGTTTTCCCCTACCATGCCATGCCATGCCATTTTGCTGTTGTTGGAGATTTTTTCACAAACCGGAGATAGtactatttttttatccaaTAAATCAAATAGACTATATAGGCCACTAGCCCTGCTCTCTGTAAAATGGGCATTGCTAGTCATTGTTTATTTGAGATAAAAGGTTGCTACATTGGCAAacatttcaattcaattcaattttctggttataattaatttttcatgaaTACTTTTTGGTGAATCTTTTTCTTGCAAAATGTCTTCCGTTTTATCTACATTTTGGATTGAAAGTGCTGTCATCAAAGGCATACGACTACCATACCTCAAAATAGTTTGAGTGATTAAATGagttttaatgtataaatgTGAATAGgattaaatcttttttaataatatattaaaattaaaattttaatttatatgatttaataattataagattgacTATCAATTTTAGAATTTGATCTATTTGATATGAGTGGTTTTCTCTTCGAAGGATGGTTTGTCTTTGGTGTAGTTCTTCTgttactgaaaaaaataaaaaataaaaaaagcgtTACTACCAGCTCATCATTCCTATTTTATACTTTATGTGCTGTGAGTCTTGATGCCTGTTAGTAGCTCTTTCCTTTGCTTTTTTAGCAGCGTTTTAGTTTTTCAGTACGTCGCCCTATTTATTTAGCGGCCTTTACTCATTCCTGGTATTTGGCTTTAcgataaaaacaaatttatgtataatcAATAGTGTGCTATCAGAATGACATATAAATCCTACATGTACACTGTTAGTAGATCCAATTTGTCAGAGATTTGGCAGTATTGTTAATCACTGTTAGAGTTTTGAGCCCATGATATAACAGAAtttgggtttttctttttatttaggccaaaggattatttcctgtccaaatatgttgattttttaaagttttctttattaattttaaaaattttactttcttattcataattaattaaaattaatagaatcttaacctcaaaaaaattaatctcatttttctttctaaaagtttaaaaattaatattttattccctaagtcaaattttaaaaaatctcatttctcctcctagagtttaattttaaaaccttGTCACTTTCTTCAGCACCATCGTCGGTCATCTCTCTTTTCTAACGATTTTCCTTCCTCCAATGGTctgcctcaactccaccccaaacCCTCCAACGTCGAGagaagtcatctgggaagagaaattaTCTTTTCAGACGAAAACGAGACCACTCGTCTtcctctgggaagatgatttctcttcctaaATGACTTTTCTCGACTCCGAAGGGCTTAGGATGGAGTTGAGGCAGACCGTCGGAGAAAAGAAAAccgttgggagggagagacgatcGATGATAACATCGAAGAATGTGATgtcattttgaaactaaaccctaggggggcaatatgatttttttaaacttagtttaggggagaaaaattagtttttttaaatttagagaggaaaatgaaatcatatttaagtttatttttaatattaaatataaaataatgattttgcccttaaaatgAATAGATATAAAAAGTTATGAATAggtaaatagaatttttaaagttaacagggAAAACTTTGAGAAATCAGTatatttgggtgggaaatagtcttttggccttttatttatcTCGTTTTATGGTATCTGAGCCATGGTGACCATGGTTCTATTCTTGCGTTGTGAATAGTACATCCTATGATGGTAGAACTGCCTCAACTGGATGATACATCTTTCAACCCTTTAATTAATTCTTAATCTTTCTACTTTGAGGTTAACTCTTGCATCTATGTACTGTTATGATTATCAATTTCAGATGTTAAAGATAtcgattatatattattataaaattaaatattattttatttctcataaaaaattatttaattatgataacTTATGGTAGGATTACTTtgttggaaaaataaaaattgaaataggAACCAGTTGGTTACTAAGACATAAGAATTGGAAACTTAACTCAATAGTTTTCACTTTTTGCTTTAGGTGATGATATATAGGGATCATTTTTGTCAATAACACCCATTGGGTCGTAACGGCTGTTCATATCTGTCATATATTATCTCTTTGTTCATTATTTATAGATTGTTCTTAGATCAAAGGGCTTGCTGAAGGAGACTGGTAAGCTAGGAAGCAAACCAGCAGGTACATCCCTATaaaatggaaaaggaaaagTATTTGTGAAAGCCAAACTAGCTGACAATGAGACATATCAACTATTGGTAGAAAATCTTATCTacctttctttcactacactttATACTATTTCTCAttcaagttttagttcaattttaagAACATATTCACaacaatttaaaaactcaaacctCCACTCATAAGTTAacaactattaaaattttatattataagtaaaagtaaaaccgttattttatcaataatattaaaaaaatataatattcattatatttctcccttaagttttaaaaactaactttactttttcctaaaattttcgaattttgaaaaataatatttcccccctaaacctagggtttccttTATTTCCCTCTACGACCACTAATGATGGTGTTTTCAACCTTCTCATCTCTCTAGCACGATTCTAGAATCGATTCCCACCCAATCGATAAATTGTCATTGACCACTCTAAATCATTGGACGGAGGAAGCATCATCCTTACCAATCACTCTGAATCGTTGTCCTTCTTAACAACGCAACAAAGTGTCATCCAAACAAAGTgctttttttattcaaacattGTTCGTTCGTTGGATTAGTTGATTGGAAAGATTTTCAAACCCTAGAGGAGAAATGGTAACTTATTAAAACTTAATcctattagtttttcaaactaagagggaaactgatatatatttttagggtttagagataaaataatgattttatctttacctctaattgaaaattctaaCATAAATTAGGCCATAAGtaggtgtttagatttttgaactGTCGCgaatgtttattttttagatgAGGCTAAAACtgggatgggaaatagtcctttggccttcaaaatgatgaaaaaagaatatgaaagtTTTTGTAGATGCACATCGGACAGGTTCAATAGAAGATTGAAGATTCACTCCAAGTTACTTTACTAAGCTATGGCCTCCGGGGAATCTTATAACTTGGAAGAGTAAAAAACAGGTTGTTTTAGTCCTAAGTAGTGTAGAGGCTAAATTTCATGTTTTGGCTCAAGGCATTCGTGAACTTATTTGAGAGAGAAGGTTGATGGAAAACCTCAAGATTTCAGGATTGTCCACAGTGAACTTACAAAGTGACATCAAATCTGCTATCAATACCATGATAACACCAAGCATATAGATCGTCATTTCATCAAGGAAAAATTAGAGAGTGGAGTGATAAGTTTGTCTTGTGCTCCAATCAAAGTACAAGAAGCAAACATACTAGCGAAGGCACTAACTAAAACAGGATTTGAAGTACTTACTGGCAAGTTGAAAATAGTAGACATATATTAACTTActgaaaaatatatctataagaAAGTCTAACTAACAATAAATTTGgacattattgttttttttacaatataacttttttaccacttttatcttttcataataaaaagtaaaaacccTTCTAAATTTAGGTCGGCAAGCCCACAAATAGTGGTGATGCCTTGCCGGCAGCCCAAAGTATGGCTGCACAAGAAGCTCTGCTGGGTGGACAAAGTGGCTGTGTCAGCCTTGTTGGCAACCCtcgtttttttctttaatcatcTTATGACCTTCCGCATCTACCATATGTTGCTTGTCAAAACCATATACATGTTTGTTTTCTCATTCCAGCCGCTGTggtaaagattttaattaagtGGTCAATGtttattttgtgaaataaaagaGAGACAATCAAGAcatagaattttttgtttgtgtttaatCTAGAAAAATAACtcagattttatattattaacgTGAACTCTCTTTTGCAAAGACACATATTCATTTCTCTCTTCCTACTATTTCACTTATAGtataccaaaataataattctcacctttaaaattgaaaaacgatAAATTTTAAAGGTCAACTTTAATACTTAAAGAGAATTCAAGTACTTTTATCTCtaatgtgaaaatttaatttaatttcactactttatatttttttctttttcttttcgttatcttttcatttttcttctctttccacAACTTATTTACTGCCCttctattaatttatctttctcTCGTCAATAACTTTCTAATCTTCTTCTTCGTCACTAATACAAACTCTCTTACAACCactaaattataactttttgatCTTGCCATTAAAACCACTAGATACTAGTAGGTCCCAGTCCAAgcttaatatattaaactagCAAATAGCTCTCTTCGATTGAGAATAGACCACAATGTTTGGGAAATTTTTCTCTGCCCTTCTTTATTTATTAGAAGTGTTTAAATACAAAAGATTCCTAACAACCTTTCCTATTGTTGCGACCACAACCTACATGCATAAAACAGAAACTAATTCATGGCAACATAAATAACAACCTGCAGAAAAAATGGCTATTTAAGTGTCATTGTAAATGAGACCATAACTGTAGCTGTGACTCTTTCTTTGTGAACGTTGTTGCCCATGACTTAGTCCATATACTTCTGATTTAGCCAGTGAATTCGCTGAGACCTTAGTGTTTGTTGAGGTCATGGCTTATCAATACCCCCGTCTTTCACTGgaaccttgtcctcaaggttcATGTTTATGAATCGATCCTGCAAGACTATAGTCTTTTCCCAAGTAGCATCATCGACCGGTAGGCGTTTCCACTTAACAAGACTTTCTTCAACAAAACATGAGCCTTTTTTAACCCCACTTGTATCCAGAATAGCAACAGGTTCTAAAACAGCTGCTCCATCATCATCTGTTAGTGGCAGATTACTTGTAGCAATGTTGGATTCTCCCACTTTCTTCTTAAGCAGCGAAACATGGAAAATGGGATGAATTTTGGATCTTTTAGGAAGTTTTAATTTATACGCAACCTTGCCCACTCATTGCTCAATCGGATACGAACTGTAGAATCGACATGCTAGTTTTTTAGAAGCTCGGCGAAAGACCGTTTGTTGCCGATAAGGGTGTAGTCGAAGAAAGACCAGGTCGCTGACTTGATACTTAATGTTATGCCGTTTTGAATCAGCTACTTGCTTAATGCGGTTGATAGCCGAATGTAAGTTGATCTTTAGGTGGTTCAATATTTCATCAAGGGATGCTAGATTTTGGTCCACTTCATGAACATGAGACGTACCAATCAGGTAGCGTGGAATGGTTGGAGGTAGTCGTCCATACAAAGCTTGAAAAGGAGTCATCCCTGTGGAAGCGTGATACGTTGTGTTATACCAAAACTCTGCCCATAGCAAAAAAGAAGTCCATTTGTGTGGTTGATGATGGACAAAGCAGCGAAGATATTGTTCGACACACCGGTTGACAACTTCGGATTGCCTGTCTGTTTAAGGATGGTAGAAGGAGCCCATGTTTAACTTTGTGCCTGATAGCTTGAAGAACTCTTGCCAAAAATGACTAATGAACACTGGTTCCCGATCACTAATGATTAATTGGGGCATTCCATACAGCTTGACTATGCCATCAACAAATTTTTCAGCTACCATTTTGGCCGTGAAAGGATGGGTTAAGGTCAGAAAATGTGCTGATTTACTCAATCGATCTACCATCACGAGGATTGTATTTTTGCCATTAGAATTTGGAAGTCTTTCGATGAAGTCCATTGTAATGTTATCCCATACTTGACATGGAATGGGCAAAGGTTATGAGAGTCCCGCCGGTGCCAGAGTTTCATATTTAATTCTTTGGCAAACATCACAAGCAGAGACGTACTCCTATACTATTCAAAACATCGAAGGCCAATAAAATTGTTGAGCAAGTCTTTTGTATGTCCGCAACACTGTTGAATGACCACCAATATGAGAATCATGGAATTCTTGCAGTAGCTTTTTAATTAGTGATGAATTTGGAGGTAGTACCACCTTGTTTTTATAGCACACCAGTCCATTTCTCCATGTGTAAGGAACACCTGGCCTTTCGGTTGCTAATTTTCCAATCTTTTCCATGTATGGATGTCCGATAGCCTCTGCCTTTATTTCATCCCAAAGTGAATAAAGCATTAAGAGAAGGGTTGCCCATGACTTTGGAAAGTGCATCTGCTGCTGAGTTCTCTTGATCTGGTTTGTAAGTGATTTCATAGTCATATCTATAACACCCGGATTCAAATAtgtcagtgaactctacttctaaaattacccttaaaatgaattttataacttgttgcttaaagaaattgtaaaagaattatagaaaactattcaatgagtaataattttcaaagagggtaaaatggtcattttagaaggatttaagggaTAAAgttggaatgaaaattgaatggcacacttgaaattatatggttgtgctaagggtttttgataattggataaggataaaatagtcatttatgaaaaaggttaagggcaaattggtccaaaaggcttataaaatcCATAacctattcatcttcttcttcattagccgagaactccataattttagctaaaattttcttttaagcaaaaattcaccaaaaaacctagctaaacaaCCTAATTTTCGGAGCTTCCAATTATACAAAATGTAGATCTATTAATTCTAATCAGTTCtatggtaaaaaatttaattcttaagaGATgtaaaatttagagttttgatggataattatatttttggttgattaagattgctaggaagaaaaaaagaaaggaggataagcttaaatcacctaattaccaaggaaaaggtaagaatttcatactttacatacttgaagtaatttgagttaggttatttaaataacttttacttacataagtgtgtaaagtattaaaattaaggtgatttatgcttaagaggataaagaaattcattaagattcatgatgtaatttttggccataagggcaaaaatgtcattttatgtgatataggttaattttgcttaattatgtgcatgatatgtgtaataacccttatattaagcctacattgtatattttgaaattaattcaatgcatgagatatatatatatatatatatgcatgaggaaataatatgatacttgataaagagtgaaaagaataagggaaaaca from Mangifera indica cultivar Alphonso unplaced genomic scaffold, CATAS_Mindica_2.1 Un_0062, whole genome shotgun sequence encodes the following:
- the LOC123207149 gene encoding cytochrome c-like, translated to MASFNEAPPGDTRAGEKIFKTKCAQCHTVEKGASHKQGPNLNGLFGRQSGTTPGYSYSAANKNMAVIWEEKTLYDYLLNPKKYIPGTKMVFPGLKKPQERTDLIAYLKESTAA